The Xanthomonas sontii genome contains a region encoding:
- a CDS encoding M1 family metallopeptidase yields the protein MLLVLRRAAFAAACVSLVAAAAQADAATAAAADGAGTYDPLALFAPLQLPQPANAYRSGGGVPGPQYWQNRADYDLHATLEPATHTLRGQETITYSNRSPDTLDVLWLQLDQNLYRSDARARNLRAARADRPAPQSTEGYRIAKVELEQGGKRVAATFLIDDTRMRVDLPQPLASGKALKLHIDYAYTVPGTWGGRTAVTPTPDGDIYEIAQWYPRMAVYDDLRGWDTQPYLGAEFYLEYGDFDYAVTVPWDYLVAGSGELVNPAQVLTATQRQRLAQAAASDSTVTIRGADEVGTPDSRPNASGTQTWRFHMDHTRDVAFAASPAFVWDAARINLPEGKHALAMSVYPRSAVGSDKWGRSTEFVKASIEHFSQWYPYPWPAAVNLGGHGAGMEYPGIVFDDMEDGGKQLFWITAHELGHGWFPMIVGSNERRHAFMDEGFNTFIDVYASDAINHGEFAPKRDGEYAPGGGNPVDEILPLLADAQAPTLLDRADATSEKYRHPLTYFKGALGLVLLREQILGPARFDPAFRKYIATWAYKHPTPSDFFRLMESEAGEDLSWWWRGWYFNNWQLDMGVRAAAYVDHDPAKGLLVTLGSRQKLVMPATLRIDFADGSHLDQRVPVETWMQQTQPQIRVPSTQKVLHVTLDPDHVLPDADRSDNRLDTVS from the coding sequence ATGCTCCTTGTCCTGCGCCGCGCTGCGTTCGCCGCGGCTTGTGTTTCCCTTGTCGCCGCCGCCGCCCAGGCCGATGCCGCCACTGCCGCCGCCGCGGATGGTGCCGGCACCTACGATCCGCTGGCGCTGTTCGCACCGCTGCAGTTGCCGCAGCCGGCCAACGCCTACCGCAGCGGCGGCGGCGTGCCCGGCCCGCAGTACTGGCAGAACCGCGCCGACTACGACCTGCACGCCACCCTGGAACCGGCCACGCACACCCTGCGCGGCCAGGAGACCATCACCTACAGCAACCGCAGCCCGGACACGCTGGACGTGCTGTGGTTGCAGCTGGACCAGAACCTGTACCGCAGCGATGCCCGCGCCCGCAACTTGCGCGCCGCGCGTGCCGACCGGCCCGCGCCGCAGAGCACCGAGGGCTACCGCATCGCCAAGGTGGAACTGGAGCAGGGCGGCAAGCGCGTGGCGGCCACCTTCCTGATCGACGACACGCGCATGCGCGTGGATCTGCCGCAGCCGCTGGCCAGCGGCAAGGCGCTCAAGCTGCACATCGACTACGCCTACACCGTGCCCGGCACATGGGGCGGCCGCACCGCGGTCACGCCCACCCCCGACGGCGACATCTACGAGATCGCGCAGTGGTATCCGCGCATGGCGGTGTACGACGACCTGCGCGGCTGGGACACGCAGCCCTACCTGGGCGCGGAGTTCTACCTGGAGTACGGCGATTTCGACTACGCGGTGACGGTGCCGTGGGACTACCTGGTGGCCGGGTCCGGCGAGCTGGTGAACCCGGCGCAGGTGCTCACCGCCACCCAGCGCCAGCGCCTCGCGCAAGCCGCCGCCAGCGACAGCACGGTGACCATCCGCGGCGCCGATGAGGTGGGCACGCCGGACAGTCGGCCCAACGCCAGCGGCACCCAGACCTGGCGCTTCCACATGGACCACACCCGCGACGTCGCCTTCGCCGCTTCGCCTGCGTTCGTGTGGGATGCGGCGCGGATCAACCTGCCCGAGGGCAAGCATGCGCTGGCGATGTCGGTGTATCCGCGCAGCGCGGTCGGCAGCGACAAGTGGGGCCGCTCCACCGAGTTCGTCAAAGCCTCGATCGAACACTTCTCGCAGTGGTATCCGTACCCGTGGCCGGCGGCGGTGAACCTGGGCGGCCACGGCGCCGGCATGGAATATCCGGGCATCGTCTTCGACGACATGGAGGACGGCGGCAAGCAACTGTTCTGGATCACCGCGCACGAACTCGGCCACGGCTGGTTCCCGATGATCGTCGGCTCCAACGAGCGTCGCCATGCGTTCATGGACGAGGGCTTCAATACCTTCATCGACGTCTACGCCTCCGACGCGATCAACCATGGCGAGTTCGCACCCAAGCGCGATGGCGAGTACGCGCCCGGCGGCGGCAACCCGGTGGACGAGATCCTGCCACTGCTGGCCGACGCGCAGGCGCCGACCCTGCTCGATCGCGCCGACGCCACCAGCGAGAAATACCGGCATCCGCTGACCTACTTCAAGGGCGCGCTGGGCCTGGTGCTGCTGCGCGAGCAGATCCTCGGCCCGGCGCGCTTCGATCCGGCGTTCCGCAAGTACATCGCCACCTGGGCCTACAAGCACCCGACGCCGTCGGATTTCTTCCGGCTGATGGAGAGCGAGGCCGGCGAGGACCTGAGCTGGTGGTGGCGCGGCTGGTATTTCAACAACTGGCAGCTGGACATGGGCGTGCGCGCGGCCGCTTACGTCGACCATGATCCGGCCAAGGGCCTGCTGGTGACCTTGGGCAGCCGCCAGAAGCTGGTGATGCCGGCGACCTTGCGCATCGACTTCGCCGACGGCAGCCATCTCGATCAGCGCGTGCCGGTGGAGACCTGGATGCAGCAGACCCAGCCGCAGATCCGGGTGCCGAGTACGCAGAAGGTGCTGCACGTGACCCTGGATCCGGACCACGTGCTGCCCGACGCCGACCGCAGCGACAACCGCCTGGACACGGTGAGCTGA
- a CDS encoding YqgE/AlgH family protein — protein sequence MSALPTPLANQLLIALPALSDPNFARSVALICQHDENGAMGVVVNRASEYTLGEVLEQMGIETIDATLREQVVLSGGPVHPERGFVIHDGAHGWDSSLAFADGLYLTTSRDVLEAMARGEGPRNAVVALGCAGWGAGQLEYELGENSWLTAPADAELLFELPLERRWQTAAGRIGVDLFRLTDYSGHA from the coding sequence ATGTCCGCTTTGCCCACGCCTCTGGCCAACCAACTGCTGATCGCGCTGCCGGCGCTGTCCGATCCCAACTTCGCCCGCAGCGTGGCGCTGATCTGCCAGCACGACGAGAACGGCGCGATGGGCGTGGTGGTCAACCGCGCCTCCGAATACACCCTGGGGGAAGTGCTGGAGCAGATGGGCATCGAGACCATCGACGCCACGCTGCGCGAGCAGGTGGTGCTCAGCGGCGGCCCGGTGCATCCGGAGCGCGGCTTCGTCATCCACGACGGCGCGCACGGCTGGGATTCCAGCCTGGCGTTCGCCGACGGCCTGTACCTGACCACCTCGCGCGACGTGCTCGAGGCGATGGCGCGCGGCGAAGGCCCGCGCAACGCGGTGGTCGCGCTGGGCTGCGCCGGCTGGGGCGCCGGCCAACTGGAGTACGAACTGGGCGAGAACAGCTGGCTGACCGCACCGGCCGATGCCGAACTGCTGTTCGAGCTGCCGCTGGAGCGGCGCTGGCAGACCGCGGCCGGGCGCATCGGCGTGGACCTGTTCCGCCTCACCGACTACAGCGGGCATGCCTGA
- the ruvX gene encoding Holliday junction resolvase RuvX — translation MPESGLPAPGASAPASAAPATIRRDGTVLGFDVGHRRIGVAVGSCFGNGARALAVIDVHAQGPDWPALDRLHAEWRPHGLVVGDPLTLDGADQPNRKRAHAFARELGARYRLPVVLVDERSSSVEAAQRFAVDRAAGRKRRRDAAALDAVAAAVIVERWLAAPDDAIPPP, via the coding sequence ATGCCTGAGTCCGGCCTGCCTGCGCCTGGCGCGTCCGCGCCCGCCAGCGCCGCGCCCGCGACGATCCGCCGCGACGGCACCGTGCTCGGTTTCGACGTCGGCCACCGCCGCATCGGCGTGGCCGTCGGCAGTTGTTTCGGCAACGGCGCGCGCGCGCTGGCGGTGATCGACGTGCATGCGCAGGGGCCGGACTGGCCGGCGCTGGACCGCCTGCATGCCGAATGGCGGCCGCACGGCCTGGTGGTCGGCGATCCGCTCACCCTCGACGGTGCCGACCAGCCCAACCGCAAGCGCGCGCACGCCTTCGCCCGCGAACTGGGCGCGCGCTACCGCCTGCCGGTGGTGCTGGTGGACGAACGCTCCAGTTCGGTCGAGGCCGCACAACGCTTCGCGGTGGACCGCGCGGCCGGCCGCAAGCGCCGCCGCGACGCCGCCGCGCTGGACGCGGTGGCCGCCGCGGTGATCGTGGAGCGCTGGCTGGCCGCGCCCGACGACGCCATTCCCCCTCCCTGA
- a CDS encoding aspartate carbamoyltransferase catalytic subunit translates to MTDPQLDSNGRLRHLLTLEGLPRATLLQLLDRAGQIRDAAVGRVGKRNVLAGTAVCTLFFEPSTRTRSSFQLAAQRLGADVLNFDASTSSTRKGETARDTLKNLEAMGVRGFVVRHPEDGAVERLAEAAGEGTALINAGDGRSAHPTQGLLDMLTLRHAKGGDFSKLKLVIVGDVKHSRVARSDLHALRTLGAGEVRVCGPRALLPDDGTLDGCVVGEDFDAMLDGVDAVMMLRLQRERMEEGLVTSLEDYHGQYGLTAERLRRASKDAVVLHPGPINRGVEITDEVADGAQSCILRQVANGVAVRMAVLETLLG, encoded by the coding sequence ATGACTGATCCGCAACTCGATTCGAACGGGCGCCTGCGCCACCTGCTGACCCTGGAAGGGCTGCCGCGCGCGACCCTGCTGCAACTGCTGGACCGCGCCGGGCAGATCCGCGACGCGGCGGTGGGCCGGGTCGGCAAGCGCAACGTGCTGGCCGGCACCGCGGTGTGCACGCTGTTCTTCGAACCGTCCACGCGCACCCGCAGTTCGTTCCAGCTGGCCGCGCAGCGGCTCGGTGCCGACGTGCTGAACTTCGACGCCTCCACCTCGTCCACGCGCAAGGGCGAGACCGCGCGCGACACGCTGAAGAACCTGGAAGCGATGGGCGTGCGCGGCTTCGTCGTGCGCCACCCCGAGGACGGCGCGGTGGAGCGCCTGGCCGAGGCGGCGGGCGAGGGCACCGCGCTGATCAACGCCGGCGACGGCCGCAGCGCGCATCCCACCCAGGGTCTGCTCGACATGCTGACCCTGCGCCACGCCAAGGGCGGCGACTTCTCCAAGCTCAAGCTGGTCATCGTCGGCGACGTCAAGCACTCGCGGGTGGCGCGCTCGGACCTGCACGCGCTGCGCACCCTCGGTGCCGGCGAAGTGCGCGTGTGCGGCCCGCGCGCGCTGCTGCCCGACGACGGCACCCTCGACGGCTGCGTGGTCGGCGAGGACTTCGACGCCATGCTCGATGGCGTGGACGCGGTGATGATGTTGCGCCTGCAGCGCGAGCGCATGGAGGAAGGCCTGGTGACCTCGCTGGAGGACTACCACGGCCAGTACGGCCTCACCGCCGAGCGGCTGCGCCGCGCGTCGAAGGACGCAGTGGTGCTGCATCCGGGCCCGATCAACCGCGGCGTGGAGATCACCGACGAAGTCGCCGACGGCGCGCAGTCGTGCATCCTGCGCCAGGTCGCCAACGGCGTGGCGGTGCGCATGGCGGTGCTGGAGACCTTGCTGGGCTGA